Proteins from a genomic interval of Pecten maximus chromosome 13, xPecMax1.1, whole genome shotgun sequence:
- the LOC117341154 gene encoding uncharacterized protein LOC117341154, which translates to MPNADIIDNLYTGSRYAVHTKCTSYANSKSTCQSVENTHLVHLETEAEQQWLYQELTSRSLPTRFWIGLEKVSGEWSWVDTHGSTPITNIQRLSSYNPYGPNNCLTYGDTNWQQMNPSNCFCYICEYVVPVVETTTEATTAQPTAEMTTLQVSTGQSSCSVMDRYSGVIPNAAVYIVVQRPNAVSCSLDCFSNNKCIAMQFDTGDISCSLYRPGSDALECGVGAFTLCHVNAEIANGLS; encoded by the exons ATGCCCAATGCTGATATAATTGACAATCTTTACACCGGAAGTAGGTACGCAGTCCACACAAAATGTACCTCTTACGCCAACTCTAAAAGTACGTGTCAAAGTGTTGAAAACACACACCTGGTTCACCTCGAAACTGAAGCTGAGCAACAATGGCTGTATCAAGAACTAACGT CCCGTAGTTTGCCTACACGTTTCTGGATTGGACTGGAGAAGGTCAGTGGAGAATGGAGCTGGGTGGACACTCATGGATCTACTCCGATAACTAACATCCAAAGGCTTAGCTCCTATAATCCGTACGGTCCGAATAATTGTCTGACGTACGGCGACACCAACTGGCAACAGATGAACCCCAGCAATTGCTTTTGTTACATATGTGAATATGTGGTTCCgg TTGTTGAGACAACAACAGAGGCAACCACAGCACAGCCGACTGCCGAAATGACAACTTTACAGGTATCTACAGGACAGTCATCATGTAGCGTCATGGACAGGTACTCTGGTGTAATTCCAAACGCAGCTGTATATATAGTTGTACAAAGACCAAATGCTGTAAGCTGTTCGCTCGACTGTTTCTCCAACAACAAATGCATTGCCATGCAGTTTGACACCGGCGACATATCATGTTCTCTGTATAGACCCGGAAGTGACGCACTCGAATGTGGAGTCGGCGCATTCACACTATGTCACGTGAATGCAGAGATCGCAAATGGGTTGTCTTGA